A stretch of Anaerohalosphaeraceae bacterium DNA encodes these proteins:
- a CDS encoding sodium/solute symporter (Members of the Solute:Sodium Symporter (SSS), TC 2.A.21 as described in tcdb.org, catalyze solute:Na+ symport. Known solutes for members of the family include sugars, amino acids, nucleosides, inositols, vitamins, urea or anions, depending on the system.), whose protein sequence is MAEPAWILAAGVVMRPLDMWVFGGYLAALLAIGGFVSYRRRRSEDLFLGDRSMGWGNVGLSIFGTNIGPTFLIATCGAGYTTGMVTANFEWMAWVFLFLLGTVFLPFYLHTKISTMPEFLKKRFGPGCYTFMTFYSLLGIVVLWIGGTLFAGGALLSQFLGWDLMPCVWLLAAVSASFTIAGGLAAVMVTDSFQSVLMIVGAALLTVIAANRLESFAALTQIRCSSVPAELTWKLLHPAGADNPWYAFVLGYPVLSLWFWCSDQTIVQRALGARDLKQSQGGTLFAAFLKILPPFLFLLPGILAARLLPGIPDDKQVFLRMVSTFLPSGLVGLMISVLVAAVISTLDSGLNSFSTIFTLDIYKRWIAPTASEHRTKQVGRITTFAAALLAVGIAWFLSRVEGTNLFNLFQGIIGYMAPPVAAVFVLGIFWRRSTAKAALLTLMVGSAVSLTIGICDITSIFANEKGEDIFPHFLLLSFYLFVGIGLFMMLVSLLTRHSASETPLPTLHQTYRENPGLGLPGFLGWGVLAAVMVGLYLFFQFGMGAQ, encoded by the coding sequence ATGGCTGAGCCGGCGTGGATTTTGGCGGCCGGAGTTGTGATGCGTCCGCTGGATATGTGGGTGTTCGGAGGGTATTTGGCGGCGCTGCTGGCCATCGGCGGTTTTGTGAGTTATCGGCGCCGCCGGAGTGAGGATTTGTTTCTGGGGGACCGGTCGATGGGGTGGGGGAATGTGGGCTTGAGCATCTTCGGCACGAACATCGGCCCAACGTTTTTAATCGCCACGTGCGGCGCCGGCTATACGACGGGGATGGTGACGGCCAATTTTGAATGGATGGCGTGGGTCTTTCTGTTTCTGCTGGGCACGGTTTTTCTGCCGTTTTACCTGCACACGAAAATCTCCACGATGCCGGAGTTTCTGAAGAAGCGTTTCGGGCCGGGCTGCTATACCTTTATGACGTTTTACTCCCTGCTGGGGATTGTTGTGTTATGGATTGGGGGGACGCTGTTTGCCGGCGGGGCGCTGTTGTCGCAGTTTCTGGGGTGGGACCTGATGCCCTGTGTGTGGCTGCTGGCGGCTGTATCGGCCAGTTTCACAATTGCCGGCGGGCTGGCGGCGGTGATGGTGACGGATTCATTTCAATCCGTTCTGATGATTGTCGGAGCGGCACTTTTGACTGTTATTGCGGCAAACCGGCTGGAGTCCTTTGCTGCACTGACACAGATTCGATGCAGTTCTGTGCCGGCGGAGCTGACATGGAAGCTGCTGCATCCGGCCGGTGCAGACAATCCCTGGTATGCGTTTGTGCTCGGGTATCCGGTTTTGTCGCTGTGGTTCTGGTGTTCGGACCAGACGATTGTGCAGCGGGCTCTGGGGGCGCGGGATTTAAAGCAAAGCCAGGGGGGTACGTTGTTTGCGGCGTTTCTGAAAATCCTCCCGCCGTTTCTGTTTCTGCTACCGGGGATTCTGGCGGCAAGGCTGCTGCCGGGGATACCGGATGACAAGCAGGTGTTTCTGAGGATGGTCAGCACCTTTCTGCCGAGCGGTCTGGTTGGATTGATGATTTCGGTTTTGGTGGCCGCCGTGATTTCGACGCTGGATTCGGGGCTCAATTCCTTCAGCACGATTTTTACGCTGGATATCTACAAACGCTGGATTGCGCCGACGGCGTCGGAGCATCGGACCAAGCAGGTGGGCCGCATCACTACATTTGCGGCGGCGCTGCTGGCGGTCGGAATTGCCTGGTTTCTGAGCCGGGTGGAGGGAACGAATCTGTTTAATCTGTTTCAGGGGATTATTGGGTATATGGCTCCGCCGGTGGCGGCGGTTTTTGTGCTGGGGATTTTCTGGAGGCGTTCGACGGCGAAGGCGGCCCTGCTGACCCTGATGGTCGGCTCGGCGGTTTCCCTGACTATCGGGATCTGCGATATTACCAGCATTTTTGCTAACGAGAAAGGGGAGGATATTTTCCCGCACTTTCTTCTGCTGTCGTTTTATTTGTTCGTCGGAATCGGGCTTTTTATGATGCTGGTTTCTCTTCTTACGCGGCACAGTGCTTCGGAAACGCCGCTGCCGACGCTGCACCAGACGTATCGGGAAAATCCGGGTTTGGGACTGCCCGGTTTTCTTGGATGGGGAGTTCTGGCGGCGGTGATGGTTGGTTTGTATCTGTTCTTTCAGTTCGGGATGGGCGCACAATGA
- a CDS encoding helix-turn-helix domain-containing protein, which translates to MWEPMLMSRPDKHSEIEINFFEKGTLTYLFWGERVTIRGGTLALFWAAVPHQIVDFSKLKSYYVITIPLPWMLSWGMPEKFASQVLNGQILQEPEPSSRVPDKHLFEQWFEDINQNAAATREIVLLEIKARLLRMAMNLDNCKEPADASPSKSSLRHVGTQNFSKIETMARFIAQHYTEPIHLADIAAAVGLHPDYAAYAFKKTFGVTMNTFIIQHRVQHAQRLLVTTNKKVLDIAFESGFNSLSRFNTSFKELCHCTPREYRESHRLAEGS; encoded by the coding sequence ATGTGGGAACCCATGTTGATGAGCCGCCCCGACAAGCATTCCGAAATCGAAATCAATTTTTTTGAAAAAGGAACCCTCACTTATCTGTTCTGGGGGGAACGCGTCACCATCCGCGGCGGAACCCTCGCTCTCTTCTGGGCGGCCGTGCCCCATCAAATCGTCGATTTTTCAAAACTCAAATCGTACTATGTGATTACGATTCCGCTGCCCTGGATGCTCAGCTGGGGAATGCCGGAAAAATTTGCCTCGCAGGTTCTGAACGGACAAATCCTCCAGGAGCCCGAACCGTCCAGCCGGGTCCCCGACAAACATCTGTTCGAACAATGGTTTGAGGACATCAATCAGAATGCCGCCGCCACCCGGGAAATCGTCCTGCTGGAAATCAAGGCCCGTCTGCTGCGGATGGCCATGAACCTGGACAACTGCAAAGAGCCGGCTGACGCGTCCCCCTCCAAAAGCTCGCTGCGGCACGTCGGCACGCAGAATTTCAGCAAAATCGAAACGATGGCCCGATTTATCGCCCAGCACTATACCGAACCGATTCATCTGGCGGACATCGCCGCCGCCGTCGGTCTGCATCCGGACTATGCGGCCTATGCCTTCAAAAAAACCTTCGGCGTTACGATGAATACCTTCATCATCCAGCACCGCGTCCAGCACGCCCAGCGTCTGCTGGTTACAACCAACAAAAAAGTACTGGACATCGCTTTCGAATCCGGCTTCAACTCGCTGAGCCGTTTCAATACCTCCTTTAAAGAACTCTGTCACTGTACGCCCCGAGAATACCGCGAATCCCATCGACTTGCGGAGGGCTCCTGA
- a CDS encoding DUF5060 domain-containing protein has protein sequence MRKNGQKAIRGAAAALLIWFGGISGWGQPVTVEQWGVFEVSFAGPAEGNPFADVELTAAFRQGDKTLTVSGFYDGDGVYRIRFSPPATGEWTYTTQSNRPELAGKTGTLKAVEPSKGNHGPVRVAHTFHFAYADGTPYRPIGTTCYAWIHQPPELQEQTLKTLAESPFNKIRFCVFPKWYAYNRSEPLLYPFEGTPPSRWDFARFNPAFFRHLEKRIQQLSEMGIEADLILFHPYDQGHWGFDRMPKEADDRYLRYVVARLAAFRNVWWSMANEFDFMKEKTPEDWDRFFQIVQRCDPYEHLRSIHNGTVLYNHTKPWVTHASIQNGSAVEDFGRAVLYRDVYVKPIVFDEVKYEGNLPQRWGNLSAEEMVHRFWEGTIAGTYVGHGETYLEPNDVIWWAKGGVLRGQSPSRIAFLRRILEEGPAEGLEPIDKWQNYPFAGKRGEYYLGYFGRQPLSEWPFELYRAGLSDGMKFRAEVIDTWNMTITPADGVFEIRKRDNYTFVDKEGRSITLPGRPYMAIRIRRIE, from the coding sequence TTGCGGAAGAACGGTCAAAAGGCAATCAGAGGTGCGGCAGCGGCCCTGCTGATTTGGTTTGGGGGAATCAGTGGGTGGGGACAGCCCGTCACCGTGGAGCAGTGGGGCGTCTTTGAGGTGTCGTTTGCGGGGCCTGCCGAAGGGAATCCCTTTGCGGATGTGGAGCTGACGGCAGCCTTTCGGCAGGGGGACAAGACGCTGACGGTTTCGGGCTTTTACGACGGGGACGGGGTGTACCGCATTCGGTTCAGTCCTCCTGCAACAGGAGAGTGGACCTATACGACACAGAGCAATCGGCCGGAACTGGCGGGGAAAACAGGCACGCTGAAGGCCGTTGAGCCGAGCAAGGGCAATCACGGGCCGGTCCGGGTTGCCCACACGTTTCATTTTGCCTATGCGGACGGGACACCCTATCGGCCGATTGGAACGACTTGTTATGCCTGGATTCATCAGCCGCCGGAGCTTCAGGAGCAGACGCTAAAGACGCTGGCGGAATCGCCTTTCAATAAAATCCGCTTCTGCGTATTTCCCAAATGGTATGCCTACAATCGAAGTGAGCCGCTCTTGTATCCGTTTGAAGGCACGCCGCCGTCCCGGTGGGATTTTGCGCGGTTCAATCCAGCCTTTTTCCGTCATCTGGAAAAACGGATTCAGCAGCTCAGTGAAATGGGGATTGAGGCGGACCTGATTCTGTTTCATCCGTACGATCAAGGGCATTGGGGATTTGACCGAATGCCGAAGGAGGCGGATGACCGCTATCTTCGATATGTGGTTGCACGGCTGGCGGCCTTTCGAAATGTGTGGTGGTCGATGGCCAATGAGTTTGATTTTATGAAGGAAAAGACCCCGGAAGACTGGGACCGCTTTTTCCAGATTGTGCAGCGCTGCGACCCGTACGAGCATCTGCGTTCCATTCACAACGGCACGGTTCTGTATAATCATACAAAACCCTGGGTGACGCATGCGAGCATCCAGAACGGCTCGGCGGTGGAGGACTTCGGGCGGGCGGTTCTGTATCGGGATGTCTATGTCAAGCCGATTGTGTTTGATGAAGTGAAATACGAGGGCAATCTGCCGCAGCGATGGGGAAATCTTTCGGCGGAGGAAATGGTTCACCGGTTTTGGGAGGGGACCATTGCGGGCACCTATGTCGGGCACGGCGAGACGTATTTGGAGCCGAATGACGTTATCTGGTGGGCCAAAGGGGGTGTTCTGCGGGGGCAGAGCCCGTCGCGGATTGCTTTTCTTCGCCGGATTCTGGAAGAAGGGCCCGCGGAAGGTCTGGAACCGATTGACAAATGGCAGAACTATCCGTTTGCGGGCAAACGCGGGGAATACTATCTGGGGTATTTCGGCCGTCAGCCGCTTTCGGAATGGCCGTTTGAATTGTACCGGGCGGGGCTTTCGGATGGAATGAAGTTTCGGGCGGAGGTGATTGATACGTGGAATATGACGATTACGCCGGCGGACGGCGTCTTTGAAATCAGGAAACGAGATAACTATACGTTTGTGGACAAAGAGGGGCGTTCGATTACGCTGCCGGGAAGGCCTTATATGGCGATTCGCATTCGCCGGATTGAATGA
- a CDS encoding transketolase has protein sequence MPCSKQRTIEKANDAALDLLLHRKSIEYRIRLLGYIRKAQAGHTGGSLSCVDILNVLYNCVLNVSPETADDPRRDRYIQSKGHSVEALYVVLADRGFFPESDLETLCRFRSPYVGHPTRKIRGIEHNTGALGHGLAFGAGAALAGKMDRLGYRVFVLLGDGELAEGSNWESMMTAAHYGLDNLTAIVDRNQLQITGRTEEVCALESLVDKFTAFGWSVREVDGHNVRALREVLCAVPFEVGRPSAVIAHTVKGKGVSFMEHDVKWHHGVPSDEEYQRAIEELRAQLEEAER, from the coding sequence ATGCCGTGCTCCAAGCAGAGAACGATTGAAAAGGCGAACGATGCGGCCCTGGATTTGCTGCTGCACAGAAAATCCATTGAGTATCGCATTCGGCTGCTCGGGTATATCAGGAAAGCGCAGGCCGGCCATACGGGCGGCAGTCTGTCGTGTGTGGATATTCTGAATGTTTTGTACAATTGCGTGCTGAATGTTTCTCCGGAGACGGCGGACGACCCCCGGCGGGACCGCTATATCCAGAGCAAAGGACACTCGGTCGAGGCCTTGTATGTGGTTCTGGCGGACCGGGGTTTTTTCCCGGAGTCGGATTTGGAAACACTCTGTCGGTTTCGGTCGCCGTATGTCGGACATCCGACGAGGAAGATTCGGGGGATTGAGCACAATACGGGGGCCCTCGGGCACGGGCTGGCTTTCGGTGCGGGAGCGGCCCTGGCCGGCAAAATGGATAGACTGGGCTATCGTGTTTTTGTCCTGCTGGGGGATGGGGAACTGGCCGAAGGGTCGAACTGGGAGTCGATGATGACGGCGGCCCACTACGGGCTGGACAATCTGACGGCGATTGTGGACCGCAATCAGCTGCAGATTACCGGCCGGACGGAGGAGGTTTGTGCGCTGGAAAGTCTTGTGGATAAGTTTACTGCGTTCGGCTGGTCGGTGCGGGAGGTGGACGGGCACAATGTCAGGGCCCTGCGGGAGGTTTTGTGTGCGGTGCCTTTCGAGGTCGGCAGACCCAGTGCGGTGATTGCCCATACCGTCAAAGGCAAGGGCGTCAGTTTTATGGAACACGATGTCAAATGGCATCACGGCGTCCCCAGTGATGAGGAGTACCAGAGGGCGATAGAGGAACTGAGGGCGCAGCTTGAGGAGGCGGAACGATGA
- a CDS encoding transketolase C-terminal domain-containing protein encodes MSGAAAMETAKANLDVFSETLLALARSNRNILVVTSDSRGSGRLVPFAKALPEQIIEVGIAEQNLVGIAAGLASAGKIVFAVSPGSFLTARSLEQIKNDVCYSDHPVKLVGISSGVSYGALGSTHHSLHDLAVLRAIPNCTVVVPADNFETAEAVKAAAEMTHPVFLRFGKRPMPPLHRPGTTFTVGKSLLVREGNDLAFIATGETVVQAAGACDLLAQEGISARLLSMHTVKPLDEEAVLQAAQECGAVITVEEHSCAGGLGEACAAVLMQAGVSVPFRIVGFPDEETVSGSQLDIMAYYGISPEGLAETARTLLNRKRL; translated from the coding sequence ATGAGCGGCGCTGCAGCGATGGAAACGGCAAAGGCCAATCTGGATGTGTTCTCCGAGACGCTGCTGGCTTTGGCCAGGAGCAACCGGAACATTCTGGTTGTGACCAGTGATTCCCGCGGCTCCGGCCGACTGGTGCCGTTTGCCAAAGCCCTGCCCGAACAGATTATTGAGGTCGGGATAGCCGAACAGAATCTGGTGGGAATAGCGGCGGGGCTGGCCTCGGCCGGCAAGATTGTCTTTGCCGTCTCTCCGGGCAGTTTTCTGACGGCGCGTTCGCTGGAGCAAATCAAGAACGATGTCTGTTATTCCGACCATCCGGTCAAGCTGGTCGGCATCAGTTCCGGGGTCAGTTACGGAGCCCTCGGCTCGACCCATCATTCGCTGCATGATTTGGCGGTGCTGCGGGCGATTCCGAACTGCACGGTTGTTGTGCCTGCGGACAATTTTGAAACGGCCGAGGCGGTCAAGGCGGCCGCCGAAATGACGCACCCGGTCTTTCTTCGTTTCGGCAAACGGCCGATGCCGCCTCTGCATCGGCCCGGAACGACGTTTACAGTAGGCAAATCACTGCTGGTTCGTGAAGGAAATGACCTTGCTTTTATTGCAACGGGAGAGACGGTCGTTCAGGCGGCGGGGGCTTGCGACCTTCTGGCTCAGGAAGGCATTTCGGCCCGTTTGCTCAGTATGCACACGGTCAAACCGCTGGACGAGGAGGCGGTTCTGCAGGCCGCGCAGGAGTGCGGAGCGGTGATTACGGTGGAAGAGCACAGCTGTGCCGGCGGGCTGGGAGAGGCGTGTGCGGCCGTTCTGATGCAGGCCGGTGTGTCGGTTCCTTTTCGAATCGTCGGTTTTCCGGATGAAGAGACGGTTTCCGGCAGTCAGCTGGACATCATGGCCTATTACGGGATTTCGCCGGAGGGGCTTGCCGAAACCGCCAGAACCCTGTTGAACAGGAAACGGTTATGA
- the glpK gene encoding glycerol kinase GlpK — protein sequence MKKDYLLAIDQGTSATKAVVFDTDGRIAAKGSEPLGSSYPRPGFVEQDPLEIYRNVLAAVQSCLAQFRAEVCSDLSRIRTCGISNQRETFCLWDAQGRPLCPAVVWQCKRSAEICSRIRGSSLEQEIIRRTGLIADPYFSGTKLVWLMENRPDIRTAVQGGRAFFGTVDTWLLYKLTGGRSYCTDYTNASRTLFFDIDRLCWDPYLLGQFHLTGLKLPEVRPSSFAFGQTDFEGLLPAPIGIHAMVGDSHAAAFGERCFTAGTAKATLGTGCSILLNTGSRRVPSSDGMMSTICWSTGERVDYALEGIIVSCGATIQWLRDNLGLLRESEESEAMARSVPNSGGVYLIPAFSGLGAPYWNMDVRAAITGLTLGSTKNHLVRAALESIPYQIQDVIAAMEQCSGLSLAQLRVDGGISKNRFILQFLADLLGKDVINIGFQDVSAFGAACLAGLGAGIFEDLERLPQQTLGEVRYQARADTSEVQTSYQGWLLEVERLNRAAAVRKTDRESRQKKQPPLRIAEIAGKKDEAFARKER from the coding sequence ATGAAAAAGGACTATCTGTTGGCGATTGACCAGGGCACCAGCGCTACCAAGGCGGTCGTCTTTGATACAGACGGCCGGATTGCGGCCAAAGGGTCTGAACCGCTGGGCTCTTCGTATCCCCGGCCGGGTTTTGTGGAGCAGGACCCGCTGGAAATCTACCGAAATGTCCTGGCCGCCGTACAGTCCTGTCTGGCTCAGTTTCGCGCAGAGGTCTGTTCGGATTTGAGCCGGATTCGCACGTGCGGCATATCCAACCAGCGGGAGACGTTCTGTTTGTGGGATGCGCAGGGTCGGCCGCTGTGCCCGGCGGTTGTCTGGCAGTGCAAGCGTTCGGCGGAGATTTGCAGCCGGATTCGAGGCTCGTCTTTGGAGCAGGAAATCATCCGTCGGACCGGTCTGATTGCAGACCCTTATTTTTCGGGAACCAAGCTGGTTTGGCTGATGGAGAATCGTCCGGATATTCGAACGGCTGTTCAGGGCGGCCGGGCCTTTTTCGGGACGGTCGATACATGGCTTCTGTATAAGCTGACGGGGGGCCGAAGCTACTGCACGGACTATACGAATGCCTCTCGGACGCTCTTTTTCGATATTGACCGCTTATGCTGGGACCCGTATTTGCTGGGCCAGTTTCATCTGACGGGGCTGAAGCTGCCGGAGGTTCGGCCGTCCTCGTTTGCTTTCGGTCAAACGGACTTTGAGGGGCTGCTGCCGGCTCCAATCGGCATTCATGCGATGGTCGGCGACTCGCATGCAGCGGCTTTTGGGGAGCGATGTTTTACGGCGGGAACGGCCAAGGCCACGCTGGGGACCGGCTGCTCCATCCTGCTGAATACCGGAAGCCGCCGTGTCCCGTCATCCGATGGGATGATGAGCACGATTTGCTGGAGCACAGGCGAGCGGGTGGATTATGCCCTGGAGGGAATCATTGTGTCCTGCGGTGCGACGATTCAGTGGCTCCGGGACAATCTGGGGCTGCTTCGGGAAAGCGAAGAGAGCGAAGCGATGGCCCGGTCGGTTCCAAACAGCGGCGGGGTGTATCTGATTCCGGCGTTCAGCGGACTGGGGGCTCCGTACTGGAATATGGACGTAAGAGCTGCGATTACGGGATTGACGCTCGGCAGCACGAAGAATCATCTGGTTCGTGCGGCCCTTGAATCCATTCCGTACCAGATTCAGGATGTCATCGCGGCGATGGAGCAGTGCAGCGGGCTTTCGCTGGCGCAGCTGCGGGTGGACGGAGGCATCAGTAAAAATCGGTTTATTCTGCAGTTTTTGGCGGACCTGCTCGGCAAGGACGTCATCAATATCGGGTTTCAGGATGTCTCGGCCTTTGGTGCGGCCTGTCTGGCGGGTCTGGGGGCGGGGATTTTTGAGGACCTGGAACGCCTGCCGCAGCAGACGCTGGGGGAGGTGCGGTATCAGGCACGCGCCGACACGTCCGAGGTCCAAACGAGTTATCAGGGATGGCTTCTGGAGGTGGAGCGTCTGAACCGAGCGGCGGCGGTGCGCAAAACCGACCGGGAGAGCCGGCAGAAAAAACAGCCCCCGCTTCGAATTGCGGAAATTGCCGGGAAAAAAGACGAGGCGTTTGCCCGCAAAGAGCGGTAA
- a CDS encoding family 78 glycoside hydrolase catalytic domain, with product MDQSIAVSHLRCEYLKNPLGIDERQPRLSWIMVSSRRGARQTARRVRAASSAALLAAGGADLWDSGRIEDDRSAQIVYQGTPLISRQECWWQVQVWDERGETALSEPAFWTMGLLEKEDWQAQWMAADPDYLKQAAHAVRPTLTEPGTPPWFRKVFSADGAVRRATLYVSARGLAEVYLNGRRVGEDVFVPEWTDYTKRIHYRTYDVTDLIRSGRNVLGAVLGDGWYSGYVGWQETRGRYGLENSLLIQLELTGADGVRRTVRSDSSWKCAAGPIVSSDFMMGEVYDARCELTGWEEPDYDDRGWSPVRLVEPPAVPLTAQPSEPVRITGMLKPVSVHESRPGTWIFDLGQNIAGWVRLKVRGPAGRKITLRHGERLNPDGTLYTENLRRAKATDVYILSGRGEEIWQPRFTFHGFQYVELTGLDGRPAEDTITGCVVHSNLEQTGRFDCSHPLVNRLWQNALWSQKGNFISVPTDCPQRDERLGWTGDAQIFSHTASYNMDTAAFFTKWMRDIADAQTPEGIFPDTAPRLREDGSYVGLDGLGGAAGWADAGIVIPWVLWRFYGDTRIIERYYGAISAWLEYLERTNPEGIRRNALGNNYGDWLCIPADTTFRTHSPMKTLLATAYWADDAAKLARMARAIGREQEARRWQAMFERVRRAFQKEFLLPDGRLTVSTQTAYLLALAFNLLPQEVRQTAFGHLMEELRSRNWHLSTGFIGVRFLNPVLTEMGRPDAAWKLLLNEDYPSWLYPVLHGATTIWERWNGWTKEEGFFNPQMNSFNHYSLGSVGEWLYRFAAGIELDPEENGFQRFVLKPYPSRRLDWAGAEYRCLYGWIRSRWQRQDQLFRYDITIPANTAARVFIPSEPGTPIQESGGPIEQVSGIAPLGREGSYAVYEIPSGTYRFVSHYSCAETISG from the coding sequence ATGGACCAATCGATAGCGGTTTCACATCTGCGCTGTGAGTATCTGAAGAATCCCTTGGGGATTGATGAAAGGCAGCCGCGTCTGAGCTGGATTATGGTTTCGAGCCGTCGGGGCGCCCGGCAGACGGCCCGGCGGGTGCGGGCGGCCTCCTCGGCGGCGCTTCTGGCCGCAGGCGGAGCGGATTTGTGGGACAGCGGGCGGATCGAGGATGACCGGTCGGCGCAGATTGTCTATCAGGGGACACCTCTGATATCTCGGCAGGAGTGTTGGTGGCAGGTGCAGGTTTGGGATGAGCGGGGGGAGACGGCGCTGTCCGAGCCGGCCTTCTGGACGATGGGGCTTCTGGAGAAGGAGGATTGGCAGGCCCAGTGGATGGCCGCCGACCCGGATTATCTGAAGCAGGCCGCCCATGCCGTAAGGCCCACTCTTACCGAACCGGGAACGCCGCCGTGGTTTCGCAAGGTTTTTTCGGCGGACGGTGCGGTTCGGAGAGCGACTTTGTATGTGAGTGCCCGCGGGTTGGCGGAGGTGTATCTGAACGGGCGGCGCGTGGGGGAGGATGTCTTTGTGCCGGAGTGGACCGATTATACCAAACGGATTCACTATCGCACGTATGATGTGACGGACTTGATTCGAAGCGGGCGAAATGTGCTGGGGGCGGTTCTGGGGGACGGCTGGTACAGCGGCTATGTCGGCTGGCAGGAGACCCGGGGACGCTACGGACTGGAAAACAGTCTGCTGATTCAGCTGGAGCTGACGGGGGCCGATGGGGTGCGGCGGACGGTTCGAAGCGATTCGAGCTGGAAATGTGCCGCCGGGCCGATTGTTTCTTCGGATTTTATGATGGGCGAGGTCTATGATGCACGCTGCGAGCTGACCGGATGGGAAGAGCCGGATTACGATGACCGCGGATGGTCTCCGGTTCGACTTGTCGAGCCGCCGGCGGTTCCGCTGACGGCTCAGCCCTCCGAGCCCGTTCGAATTACCGGAATGCTCAAGCCGGTCTCGGTTCATGAAAGCAGGCCCGGCACCTGGATTTTTGATTTGGGGCAGAATATCGCCGGCTGGGTCCGGTTGAAGGTGCGCGGTCCTGCCGGAAGGAAAATTACCCTGCGGCACGGGGAGCGGCTGAATCCGGACGGGACGCTTTATACCGAGAATCTGCGGCGTGCGAAGGCGACGGATGTCTATATCCTCAGCGGTCGAGGCGAGGAAATCTGGCAGCCGCGGTTTACTTTTCACGGATTCCAGTATGTCGAGCTGACCGGTCTGGACGGCCGGCCTGCTGAAGATACGATTACGGGCTGTGTAGTGCATTCGAACCTGGAGCAGACCGGACGGTTTGACTGTTCGCATCCGCTGGTCAACCGGCTCTGGCAGAATGCGCTCTGGAGCCAGAAGGGCAATTTCATCAGCGTTCCGACGGACTGTCCGCAGCGGGATGAGCGACTGGGCTGGACGGGGGATGCGCAGATTTTTTCCCATACGGCCAGCTATAATATGGATACGGCCGCCTTCTTTACAAAATGGATGAGGGATATTGCCGATGCGCAGACTCCTGAAGGCATCTTTCCCGATACGGCGCCGCGTCTGCGGGAGGACGGCAGCTATGTTGGGCTGGACGGGCTGGGCGGGGCGGCGGGCTGGGCGGATGCAGGGATTGTGATTCCGTGGGTGCTCTGGCGTTTTTACGGCGATACCCGAATCATCGAGCGGTATTATGGGGCGATAAGTGCCTGGCTGGAGTATCTGGAGCGGACGAATCCGGAGGGCATCCGCCGAAATGCACTGGGGAATAACTACGGGGATTGGCTTTGTATTCCCGCCGATACGACGTTTCGCACGCACTCGCCGATGAAGACGCTGCTGGCGACAGCGTATTGGGCGGATGATGCGGCCAAACTAGCCCGGATGGCGAGGGCGATTGGACGCGAGCAGGAGGCCCGGCGATGGCAGGCGATGTTTGAACGGGTCCGACGGGCTTTTCAAAAAGAGTTTCTGCTTCCGGACGGCCGGCTGACGGTTTCGACCCAGACGGCGTATCTGCTGGCGCTGGCGTTCAATCTTCTCCCGCAAGAGGTTCGGCAGACGGCCTTTGGACATCTGATGGAGGAACTTCGAAGCCGAAACTGGCATTTGAGCACGGGTTTTATCGGGGTTCGCTTTTTGAATCCTGTTTTGACGGAGATGGGGCGGCCGGACGCGGCCTGGAAGCTGCTGCTGAATGAAGACTATCCCTCGTGGCTTTATCCGGTGCTTCATGGGGCCACGACGATTTGGGAGCGATGGAACGGCTGGACGAAGGAGGAGGGATTTTTCAATCCGCAGATGAACTCCTTTAATCATTATTCGCTGGGGTCGGTGGGCGAATGGCTTTACCGTTTTGCAGCGGGGATTGAACTGGACCCGGAGGAAAACGGTTTTCAGCGGTTTGTGCTCAAACCGTATCCAAGCCGCCGTCTGGACTGGGCCGGGGCGGAATACCGCTGTCTGTACGGATGGATTCGCAGCCGCTGGCAGCGGCAAGACCAGCTCTTCCGCTATGACATTACGATTCCGGCCAACACCGCCGCCCGCGTATTTATTCCGAGCGAGCCGGGCACACCGATTCAGGAAAGCGGCGGGCCGATTGAACAGGTGTCGGGGATTGCCCCGTTGGGACGCGAGGGCTCCTATGCGGTTTATGAGATTCCTTCGGGGACGTATCGGTTTGTGAGTCATTATTCGTGTGCGGAAACGATTTCGGGATGA